The nucleotide window GCCGAAGATCTCCACCCTCGGGCGTTTTCCGGCGGCGGCCTGGCAAGCCACCTTGATCAGCAGCGTGGCTTCGGGTGAGTCCTGACCGAGGCGGCCCAGGGGGTCGTTGCCGGCGACGTTGAAGTAGCGCAGGGTCACATGGCGCAGCGGGCTCGCCGAGGCCAGATCCCGGAGCATCCACTCGCTCATGAGCTTGGAGGCGCCGTAGGGGGTGATGGGCGCGACCGGGGTTGTTTCGTCGACAATGCCCTGGCGGGCGCCACCGTAGACCGCCGCCGTGGAGGAGAATACGAAGTGGCGCACGCCGGCCCCCTGGCAGGCCTCCAGCAGACAATGGGTATTGGCGGCGTTGTTGCCGTAGTACTTGAGTGGGTCCCTCACCGATTCCGGGACCACGGTGTTGGCGGCGAAATGCATTACCGTATCGATGCGGTGCCGCCCGAGCAGTTGCCGGAGCAGCGCCCGGTCGCCCACGTCACCGATGACCAGTTGTCCGTGCAACACCGCCTGGGCGTGGCCCGTGGAGAGATTGTCCAGAACGAGGACGCGCTCCCCTTGCTCGCCGAGTTGTCTGACGACGTGGCTGCCGATATAGCCGGCGCCGCCGGTCACCAGGATCGTGCCCTCCTTGGCCCCCATGAGTTCCCCCTTTGTTGAACACGCCCCGCGACAAGGTGTCGCGAAATATTCACTGGGGGCTCGCCAAAGCCAAGGCAAGTGGCTATAATCCGCCGCCTTGTCGTTGCCCGCGCCGATATGTTTGCGCTGGTGGTTGACAGGGAGTGAGCGCGTAAAGAGAATACGCAGTTCGCAAACGGAGGGGTTCCCGAGTGGCCAAAGGGGGCAGACTGTAAATCTGCTGGCTCAGCCTTCGGAGGTTCGAATCCTCCCCCCTCCACCAGATTCTTGTTGGAATGCTGGGTGTTACGCGGCGCCGGATCAGCGCGGGTGTAGTTCAACGGTAGAACCTCAGCCTTCCAAGCTGATGATGTGGGTTCGATTCCCATCACCCGCTCCAGACGCAGCTTCCAGTGTGGCTGTTTGGTTCAGCAGGGCCCATGTAGCTCAGTCGGTAGAGCGCGTCCTTGGTAAGGACGAGGTCAGCGGTTCAACTCCGCTCATGGGCTCCATTTCTTGGTTTGGTGGTTGGCTCTTCGGGCAGCACAGCTCTCGGGCATTTGGAAAGGATAGACGGGGAGATAAGGTCGTGTCCAAGTCGAAGTTTGAGCGTAGTAAG belongs to Alkalilimnicola sp. S0819 and includes:
- the galE gene encoding UDP-glucose 4-epimerase GalE; this translates as MGAKEGTILVTGGAGYIGSHVVRQLGEQGERVLVLDNLSTGHAQAVLHGQLVIGDVGDRALLRQLLGRHRIDTVMHFAANTVVPESVRDPLKYYGNNAANTHCLLEACQGAGVRHFVFSSTAAVYGGARQGIVDETTPVAPITPYGASKLMSEWMLRDLASASPLRHVTLRYFNVAGNDPLGRLGQDSPEATLLIKVACQAAAGKRPRVEIFGTDYPTEDGTCVRDYIHVEDLALAHIKALDYLRAGGESTTLNCGYGHGYSVRQVLDAVAAVSGKPLPTVERPRRPGDPSALVADAARIRRTLNWRPCHDDLHFIIRTALDWELRGWPAPPIPAQQSAMAARSH